In Streptomyces sp. NBC_00683, the DNA window GCCCAGGCATAGCCGGGGTTGATGTCGAGGGCACGCGTGTAGTCGGCCAGTGCCTCGTCGAAACGGGCCGTTTCCCGGTACGTCTCACCGCGGTTGGCGAAGGCCCACGCATAGTCGGGGTCGAGCTCGATCGCGCGGGTGTACTCGGCGAGCGCCTCCTCGTGACGCCCCATCGCCTGGTACGTCTGCGCGCGGCTGCCCAGGGCCCAGGCATAGCCGGGGTTGATGTCGAGGGCACGCGAGAACTCGGCGAGCGCGTCCTCGTACCGCTCCAGCACCTGGTAGGTCAGCCCGCGGCTGCCCAGGGCCCAGGCGTACCCGGGGTCGAGTTCGACGGCACGCGAGAAGTCGGCCAGAGCCTCGTCGAAACGCTCCATGCGCCGGTACGTCTCCCCGCGGCTGGCGACGGCCCACTCATACCCGGGGTCGAGCTCGATCGCACGGGTGTAGTCGGCCAGAGCCTCCTCGTGCCGCCCCATGGCCAAGTACGTCTGGCCGCGGCTCGCGACGGCCCACTCGTAGTCGGGTTCGAGCTCGATCGCACGGGTGCAGTCGGCCAGGGCCTCCTCGTACCGGCCCATGAGCCGGTACGTCTCACCGCGCGCCGCGTAGTTGCGCGCGGTGTCCGGCGCGAGGCCCAGGGCCGCTGCGCAGTCCGCCAGCGCGCTCTCGTGGTCACCCACCGCCCGATGCTCGCGGGAGCGGACACGGTACGCCAGACTCCGTCCGTCCGGGTCCAGTTCGGACGCGGCCAGCAGCAGCGTCAGCACGGCGAGGCCTGCCGCGTCCTGCTCCCCCGCGGCTTCCAGGCGCTGCCCCCAGGAGGTGAGGGCGGCGGCCCCGGTGTCGTCCCCGGCCTGGCCGAGGATCTGGGCCCAGCGGCGCAGCGTCGCCAGGTCGAGATCGACGGCGTGGACCGCCTGGTGGAGGGCGTCCGGCAGCGCGGTACGCGGGTTCGCGCACAGCCGGTGGTACGTCTCGTTGAGCCGGTGCTCGCGCCAGGCGGCGTCCTCCCAGTGCCCGTCGGTCCCGGTACCGAGATCGGCCTCCGCCGCCAGCCGCCACTGCTCGAACATGTCGGCGAGGCGCGTGTGCGCCTGCTGCCACCGGGAGGGGGACCGGGTGCGCTGCAGGCGCAGCATCGCGGCCCGCACGACGTCGTGGTAGCGGCACCGGCCCGCCTGCGAGGAGACGAAGGCCAGGCCGCGGAGCCACGGGTAACCCTCGGCAGCGGCTTCCGGAACGGCGGAACGGTAGATGTCCTCGTTCAACTGCAAGGGCAGCGCGCAGGCCAGCGCCGCCTCACGGCGCTCCGCGTCCGGCTCCCACCGCAGGAACCTCTCGACCGCCGTCTCGGACGGATCACCGATGCTGTCGCCCGTGCCCGGATCGCTCCGGGCCAGCATGTCGACCAGCAGCGGAAGCCGCCCGGACAGGCGCAGGACCAGCTCGACGCTGGGCTCGTCGGCGACGCCGTGCGCGGCGAGGAGCGTACGGGCCTCCTCCTCGGTGAACACCTCCAGGCGCACCTCGGTGACCTGCCCCAGCCAGTCGCCCCAGACCCGGGCGTCCAGGCGCAGCTGCCCGGACAGCACGACCTGCACATTGACCGGCAGGCCCCCGTACTCCTCGCCGAAGACGATGCTCCGCAGCCAGGCGTCGAGCACCGGTCCGGTCCGCTCGTACACGTCGAAGAACAGCACCACCCGCTCGCACCGCTCGGAGACGTCCGCCAGGTCCTCCAGGAAGACCGGGGCGAGACTCGCCACCGGATTCATCACCAGCTGCACATCGTCGTGGCTGCGCAGCCGCATGTTCAGCATCGTCCGCATCCGGTCGGCGCCCAGCGCCACCTGCTGCGGATCGACCGCACCGACGAACGCCCCGACACCGGGCAGCATCCCGAGCCCGACCAGACCCACCTGCGCGGCCACCGTGCTCGACGGCGAGGCGGCAGGTACGGACTCCGCCGCACCCGGCTCACCCGGGGCGGCCTGCGGAGCGGGAGCCGCGTTCTCGGCCTGGTGCCGGCGCTGACGGTAGATCGCCAACTGCTTGTCGAACCGCTTCAGCGGGTGCCCCTGCTGACCGAGCCGGGCACTGACCGTCTCCATCGCCTCGAGCGCGTCGTGCACATCGTCGTCGACGAACGCCGTGACCACCGAGGCCTGCTCGCGCGCCGCGGCCTCCCACTGCCGTACGAGGGTCGACTTGCCCACGCCGCCGTTGCCGCGCACATGGAACAGGAACGGGAAGTCCACCTCTTCCGGATCGCGGGCGAAGGTCTCCCGGAAGACCGCCAGCTCACCGCGGCGCCCCACGAACCCCGCACGCCCGTGCCGCCGATTGACTTCCTGCCGTGACGGCCGACGCCCAGCCACACCGCATCACCCCCGAATGGTGAACATGATGCCCCGTCAACACGCCCGCAGGAACACCGGACAACGATGAACGGCCGCAGAGGGACACCCCGTGCGGGGCACCTCTCTGCGGCCGTCGAACACCACACCGCACTGCGCGGTCCCGCTCTACGCGGCGAGGTCCTTCTCGTCGGGCGAGGCACCACGCCCCGAGCCGGGACGCGGCTCGGGAATCCCGCGCGACTCACCCAGGTCGTCGGCCGAGGAGGCCACCGGCCGGCGCGAGCGGACGAGCCACCCGACCGACCCGGAACGCGACACGGCCGTCACCAGCGGAGTCAGCAGCATCATCGCCAGCGGGGAGAGCAGCAGAGCCACCGACGTACCGAGAGCGAAGCCGCCGATCACATCGGTCGGGTAGTGCACGCCCATGTAGACACGGCAGAAGCCCTCCAGGAGCGCCAGCGCGATCGCTGCCAGGCCGAACTTCCGGTTGGCCACGAAGAGCCCCACCGCGATCGCCATCGCCATCGTCGCGTGGTCGCTCACGAAGGAGAAGTCGGTCTTGCCCGCCACCAGGACATCAAGTCCCTCGTGGTCGTAGAACGGACGCCGCCGCTCCACGAAACCCCGGATGGGGATGTTCACGAGCAGGGCGATGCCGGCCGCGAGGGGTGCCCACACGAGCCCGGCGACCGCCGTCACCGAATCGTCGGCGGTCCCGCGTCGGCGCACGCTCCACCAGCACCACAGGACCACCAGGACCATGCCGAGCATGATCCCGTATTCACCGACGAACTCCATGACCCGGTCGAACCAGGCAGGAGCGGCCTTCGCCAGCCCGTTGATGTCGTAGAGCAGGCTGACGTCGGGGTTCGACCCATCGAGTGCGAGTCCAGCCATCTGCTGCGGCCCCTTGCCTTGTCTGCTGCTGCGACGCACAGCGCTGTGCGTCGCCTTTGGTCGGACCCCCGTGGTCGGTGCGATTCAGTACTGCGTGACGCCGTCGGCGCCATGCCGCGTGACTGTCCTGGCCAGTGCCGCATGGTCAGTGCGCATGCTGTCCCAGTCCAGGGAACGGCCTGTTCGCTGCGTACGTTCCACTCTCCACCGAATGATCACCATGACGTTATCGAAGAGTGACTCATCGTCGCTGCTCAGGGCCCAGGCTTCACGGAGAGTTCCGGCCACGGTCCACGGTCCGTCAGCCCTGCGGGAGGGCGGTCGGAAGAGCCGCGGCTCCATCCTCTGTGACTCTTGTCGCACCGAAGTAGTCAGGGGTGTCGATCTTGTCGAACCGGATCACGGCTCCGGTGAACGGCGCGTTGATCATGTACCCGCCTCCGACGTAGAGCCCCACGTGCCGGATGGCCCGCGAGTTGTTCAGGTCGTCCGAGAAGAACACCAGGTCACCGGGGAGCAACTCGTCCCGCGAGGGGTGCGGACCGGCGTTGTACTGATCATTCGCCACACGCGGCAGCTCGATGTCGACGGTCCGGTACGCGGCCTGCGTCAGCCCCGAACAGTCGAACCGGCCACCCTGATCCGCCGTTCCGTTGCCGCCCCAGAGGTAGGGCGTACCGAGCTTCTTCTGCGCGAAGTAGATCGCCCCGGCCGCCTGCTGCGACGGCGCGACCCGGCCGACGGGCCTGGCGAAACTCTTCTCCAGCGACCGGATGATTTTGACGTAATTCTGCGTCTCGGAGATCGCGGGAACCCCGCCGGACCGGATCACCCGGTAGGCCCCGGCGTTGTAGGCGGCGAGCATGTTGTCGGTCGGATCGCCCGGCACCTTCTTGACGTACCCGGCGAGTTCGCAGTCGTACGAAGCGGCGGACGGAATCGCATCCGCCGGATCCCATACGTCCCGGTCCCCGTCGTTGTCCCCGTCGACACCGTGCGCGGCCCAGGTGCCGGGGATGAACTGCGCGATGCCCTGCGCCGCGGCATGGCTCTGGGCACGGGGGTTCCAGCCGCTCTCCTGGTACAGCTGGGCGGCCAGCAGGGCGGGGTTGATGGCCGGGCAGAGGTTGCCCCACTTCTCCACGAGCGGCTGATACCGCGCGGGAACGGCCCCCTTGGCCAGCCCTACGGCACCGCTCGCCCCCGAGATACCGGCGGCGGCGGAGTACGTACCCACGACGAGCAGAGCGATGAAGCACAGGCCCAGCCCGATGCCGCCGCCGAGGAACACCCAGTATTTCCGCACCCCACAACCATCCCCCATTCGGGCGGGGTTCACGACGCGATTCGCTGGTGTGTACGGGTGGATGGGGGCATGAGGGGGCGTCAGGGGCGGTTACGGGGGGTCAGGGGGCGCCGGCGGACCAGAAGGGGGAGCGGATGTTGGGGCGGGGGATGTGCTCCATGCCCTCGTAGGTGGGCGCGGTCGGCTCGGTGGTGGACTCGGCGACGTCTGATTCCTGTACGCAGGGGCTGTCGACCTCGAAGAACACTTGCCCTTCGCCTCCGACGATCAGGCTGACCCCGAAGCCGTCCTTCGTCTGCGCGAAGATTGCTGGCACTTCTGGATCATTGTTGATGGACTTGATCCTGTACCCACTCTTTCGCCAGGAGCGATCCACTACACCTAGGAAACTGCCTCGACGATCCGCGGACACGATGGTCATGACTGCGCGCCTTCGGGTTACGTCACAGCTGCCAACGCTAGTTGTATCGTGCGTCCACTTAACTTCTGGATCAATTTCCTCCAGGACGCCGTCCAGAATTCCGTCAGCTCGCTCGGCAGCTTCCTGCATGTCCATATTGACTCTCTCGCTCCCACCAAACGGGTGAGCACCTCTCGCACACCCTGAAATCACTACAAATACAACTAGAGCGGCAACCATTCTATTAAATCTGCGCACTATCGATACTCCTCAGCCTTGACTTTTTCGGAACGCCCCGCCGCAATCAGAGCAATACTGTGCGCTGACGCCGAATCTCTGGCCGGGTCGAAATACTGAGAATGCGCATCGATGGAAAACCCGCCGGCACCCACAACATGCGGCCCGTCATCAACGCGAAAGCGCTTGGCGCCAAACGCCTCGCTTGCCGGGTCCTTGCCAAACCAGAGATCGTCATC includes these proteins:
- a CDS encoding phosphatase PAP2 family protein yields the protein MAGLALDGSNPDVSLLYDINGLAKAAPAWFDRVMEFVGEYGIMLGMVLVVLWCWWSVRRRGTADDSVTAVAGLVWAPLAAGIALLVNIPIRGFVERRRPFYDHEGLDVLVAGKTDFSFVSDHATMAMAIAVGLFVANRKFGLAAIALALLEGFCRVYMGVHYPTDVIGGFALGTSVALLLSPLAMMLLTPLVTAVSRSGSVGWLVRSRRPVASSADDLGESRGIPEPRPGSGRGASPDEKDLAA
- a CDS encoding tetratricopeptide repeat protein; the protein is MGRRGELAVFRETFARDPEEVDFPFLFHVRGNGGVGKSTLVRQWEAAAREQASVVTAFVDDDVHDALEAMETVSARLGQQGHPLKRFDKQLAIYRQRRHQAENAAPAPQAAPGEPGAAESVPAASPSSTVAAQVGLVGLGMLPGVGAFVGAVDPQQVALGADRMRTMLNMRLRSHDDVQLVMNPVASLAPVFLEDLADVSERCERVVLFFDVYERTGPVLDAWLRSIVFGEEYGGLPVNVQVVLSGQLRLDARVWGDWLGQVTEVRLEVFTEEEARTLLAAHGVADEPSVELVLRLSGRLPLLVDMLARSDPGTGDSIGDPSETAVERFLRWEPDAERREAALACALPLQLNEDIYRSAVPEAAAEGYPWLRGLAFVSSQAGRCRYHDVVRAAMLRLQRTRSPSRWQQAHTRLADMFEQWRLAAEADLGTGTDGHWEDAAWREHRLNETYHRLCANPRTALPDALHQAVHAVDLDLATLRRWAQILGQAGDDTGAAALTSWGQRLEAAGEQDAAGLAVLTLLLAASELDPDGRSLAYRVRSREHRAVGDHESALADCAAALGLAPDTARNYAARGETYRLMGRYEEALADCTRAIELEPDYEWAVASRGQTYLAMGRHEEALADYTRAIELDPGYEWAVASRGETYRRMERFDEALADFSRAVELDPGYAWALGSRGLTYQVLERYEDALAEFSRALDINPGYAWALGSRAQTYQAMGRHEEALAEYTRAIELDPDYAWAFANRGETYRETARFDEALADYTRALDINPGYAWALGSRAQTYQATGRHEKALADYTRALDVAPRSEWIINGRAQVLLLMGRHDEALADCVRGLGLDSEDGWNLGLHAVALRMTGDEEAATEQFRRAVRVSAAGAEGEGPKAAWAHECLFVMTCALPDPDGAAALFDALLDRAPARNLIQELAEDLALLRKLLPETGPDTDAFVRRLEEILERPATP
- a CDS encoding C40 family peptidase — translated: MFLGGGIGLGLCFIALLVVGTYSAAAGISGASGAVGLAKGAVPARYQPLVEKWGNLCPAINPALLAAQLYQESGWNPRAQSHAAAQGIAQFIPGTWAAHGVDGDNDGDRDVWDPADAIPSAASYDCELAGYVKKVPGDPTDNMLAAYNAGAYRVIRSGGVPAISETQNYVKIIRSLEKSFARPVGRVAPSQQAAGAIYFAQKKLGTPYLWGGNGTADQGGRFDCSGLTQAAYRTVDIELPRVANDQYNAGPHPSRDELLPGDLVFFSDDLNNSRAIRHVGLYVGGGYMINAPFTGAVIRFDKIDTPDYFGATRVTEDGAAALPTALPQG